A DNA window from Brassica napus cultivar Da-Ae chromosome C1, Da-Ae, whole genome shotgun sequence contains the following coding sequences:
- the LOC106450796 gene encoding molybdate transporter 1 has translation MESQSRISPPEIPKRSPFTGIFHKLKTNLVFRSKLAEINGAMGDLGTYIPIVLALTLAKDLDLGTTLIFTGIYNFITGTVYGVPMPVQPMKSIAAVAISSTAAEFGIPEIMAAGICTGGILFVLGVSGLMQFVFNIIPLSVVRGIQLSQGLAFAMSAVKYIRKEQNFSKSKSVGDRPWLGLDGLVLALVCVLFIVLVNGDGEQEEEEEEERDGSRRRRVSIRKVISNVPSALLIFLLGVVLAFIRKPSIVHGIKFGPSKIKLVRMNKEAWKNGFLKGTVPQLPLSVLNSVVAVCKLSYDLFPEKKFSATSVSMTVGLMNMVGCWFGAMPTCHGAGGLAGQYKFGGRSGGCVALLGVAKLVLGLVLGSSLVGIMDKFPVGVLGALLLFAGIELAMAARDMNTKGDAFVMLVCTAVSLGSNAAIGFAAGIVLYVVLWMRNYGRVRTTTNLPVQVDQHP, from the coding sequence ATGGAGTCCCAGTCACGGATTAGTCCACCCGAAATCCCAAAACGTTCTCCGTTCACCGGAATATTCCACAAACTGAAGACCAACCTCGTTTTCCGGTCAAAGCTCGCCGAGATAAACGGTGCAATGGGTGATCTCGGCACCTACATACCAATCGTCCTCGCCTTAACCCTCGCCAAGGATTTGGACTTAGGCACAACGCTGATATTCACAGGGATTTACAACTTCATAACCGGAACGGTTTACGGCGTACCGATGCCGGTCCAACCGATGAAGTCGATCGCAGCCGTGGCGATTTCATCGACCGCGGCGGAGTTCGGTATACCGGAGATCATGGCCGCCGGAATATGCACCGGAGGGATCTTGTTCGTGTTGGGGGTCTCCGGTTTGATGCAGTTCGTGTTCAACATCATTCCTTTATCGGTTGTTAGAGGGATACAGCTGTCGCAGGGGTTAGCCTTTGCAATGTCTGCGGTTAAGTATATTAGGAAAGAGCAAAACTTTTCGAAGTCCAAAAGCGTTGGCGACAGGCCGTGGTTAGGGCTTGATGGTTTGGTCTTGGCTTTGGTTTGTGTTCTCTTTATAGTTTTGGTGAATGGAGATGGGGagcaagaagaggaggaggaggaagagagagatggTTCGAGAAGAAGAAGGGTTTCGATAAGGAAGGTTATATCTAATGTACCATCTGCTCTGTTGATATTCTTGTTGGGTGTTGTTTTGGCTTTTATAAGGAAGCCTAGTATCGTGCATGGTATTAAGTTTGGACCGTCGAAGATTAAGTTAGTTAGAATGAACAAGGAAGCCTGGAAAAACGGATTTTTGAAAGGGACGGTTCCGCAGTTACCTCTCTCTGTTCTGAACTCCGTCGTGGCCGTGTGTAAGCTTTCTTACGACTTATTCCCTGAGAAGAAGTTTTCGGCTACGTCGGTTTCGATGACGGTTGGGTTGATGAATATGGTTGGATGTTGGTTTGGGGCGATGCCTACTTGTCATGGAGCCGGCGGGTTAGCGGGCCAGTACAAGTTCGGTGGGAGGAGTGGTGGGTGTGTGGCGCTGTTGGGAGTAGCTAAATTGGTGTTGGGATTGGTGTTGGGAAGTTCGTTAGTTGGTATAATGGATAAGTTTCCGGTTGGTGTGCTTGGAGCTTTGTTGCTGTTCGCGGGTATAGAGCTTGCGATGGCTGCTAGGGATATGAACACAAAAGGAGATGCATTTGTGATGCTTGTTTGCACAGCTGTTTCTTTAGGGTCAAATGCTGCGATAGGATTTGCTGCTGGGATTGTTCTGTATGTAGTTCTTTGGATGAGGAACTACGGGAGGGTCAGGACGACGACCAACCTTCCTGTTCAAGTTGATCAACATCCTTGA
- the LOC106450794 gene encoding folate synthesis bifunctional protein, mitochondrial, with protein MILNRRKQKISQNLPLPLSERSSLSFLSLQSIFNPLSSRMLMMGKLGTMIHTGRFLLRRFSAPPPAVAMAVTASRVSFHRYYSSKFISLVSPHVSPFSSLFRPQALSSSAFSSLSTPTRVQVDSTEHEVVIALGSNIGNRMNNFREALRLMKLYGIHLTRHSCLYETAPVHVTDQPRFLNAAVRGVTKLPPHELLTVLKTIERDMGRTDGIRYGPRPLDLDILFYGKMRIASDKLIIPHERLWERPFVLAPLVDLLGTAVDNDAVAHWHSLALHPGGIHQSWERLGGESLVGQDGVQRVLPIGDKLWDFTSRTHVMGILNLTPDSFSDGGQFQSLENAVSRVREMISEGADIIDIGAQSTRPMATRISSQEELERLLPVLEAARGLPEMQGKLISVDTFNSEVASEAISKGADILNDVSAGALDSDMHKVVAESGVPYMAMHMRGDPCTMQSEENLQYGDVCKDVASELYTRVRDAEISGIPAWRVMIDPGIGFSKRVEHNLDVITDLPKIREEMAKRSIGVSHAPILIGPSRKRFLGDICGHPEAAERDAATVASVTAGILGGANIIRVHNVKDNADAAKVCDAMLRRRGRSKG; from the exons ATGATATTAAACCGCCGAAAGCAAAAGATATCTCAGAATCTCCCATTACCCCTTTCCGAAAGATCCTCACTTTCCTTCCTCTCACTGCAATCAATCTTCAATCCCCTCTCTTCCAG GATGTTAATGATGGGAAAATTAGGAACCATGATCCACACCGGTAGATTCCTTCTCCGCCGCTTCTCAGCACCTCCACCTGCGGTCGCTATGGCTGTGACCGCGAGTCGCGTCTCCTTCCACCGATACTACTCGTCCAAGTTCATCTCTCTCGTGTCTCCACATGTCTCCCCATTTTCCTCTTTATTCAGACCTCAAG CATTAAGTAGCTCAGCTTTCTCATCTTTATCAACACCTACAAGAGTTCAAGTCGACTCTACAGAGCATGAAGTTGTGATCGCCTTGGGAAGCAACATCGGAAACAGGATGAACAACTTCAGAGAAGCCTTGCGGCTAATGAAACTTTACGGCATTCACCTAACCAGGCATAGCTGCTTATACGAAACAGCTCCTGTTCACGTGACAGACCAACCAAGGTTCCTCAACGCTGCAGTGAGAGGCGTCACCAAGCTCCCACCTCACGAGCTTCTCACCGTTCTCAAAACCATCGAGAGAGACATGGGACGTACGGATGGTATCCGTTACGGACCAAGACCGCTCGACTTGGACATACTGTTCTACGGGAAGATGAGAATCGCTTCCGATAAGCTCATCATACCACACGAGAGGCTCTGGGAAAGGCCCTTTGTGTTAGCACCTCTGGTCGATTTGCTAGGAACAGCTGTTGACAATGACGCGGTCGCGCACTGGCACTCGCTTGCCTTACATCCCGGCGGGATTCACCAATCGTGGGAGAGACTAGGCGGAGAGTCACTCGTCGGACAAGACGGTGTACAAAGAGTGTTACCGATAGGAGATAAACTCTGGGATTTCACCAGCAGAACTCATGTGATGGGTATACTTAATCTTACCCCTGACAGCTTTAGCGACGGAGGACAGTTCCAGTCGTTAGAGAATGCAGTTTCTCGCGTGCGAGAAATGATCTCTGAAGGGGCTGATATAATCGATATCGGCGCGCAGTCTACGCGGCCGATGGCCACTAGAATTTCTAGTCAAGAAGAGTTGGAGAGACTACTACCGGTCTTGGAAGCTGCTCGAGGTTTGCCAGAGATGCAGGGAAAGCTCATATCAGTGGATACTTTCAACTCAGAGGTTGCTTCAGAAGCTATAAGCAAGGGAGCTGACATACTGAACGATGTATCTGCTGGAGCCTTAGACTCAGATATGCATAAGGTTGTTGCAGAATCCGGGGTGCCTTATATGGCCATGCACATGAGAGGAGATCCATGTACAATGCAGAGCGAAGAGAATTTGCAGTACGGTGATGTATGCAAGGACGTTGCTTCGGAGCTCTACACGCGAGTTAGGGATGCAGAGATCTCTGGGATTCCGGCTTGGAGGGTTATGATCGATCCAGGGATCGGGTTTTCAAAGAGAGTAGAACACAACTTAGATGTTATAACGGATCTTCCGAAAATCCGGGAAGAGATGGCTAAGAGAAGCATAGGAGTGTCTCATGCTCCTATTCTTATAGGACCTTCAAGGAAGAGATTCTTGGGAGACATTTGTGGGCATCCTGAGGCTGCTGAGAGAGATGCCGCAACTGTTGCTTCTGTTACTGCTGGCATTCTAGGAGGTGCTAATATCATTAGAGTTCATAATGTTAAAGATAACGCAGATGCAGCAAAAGTATGTGACGCAATgctgagaagaagaggaaggtcAAAAGGATGA
- the LOC106450795 gene encoding senescence-induced receptor-like serine/threonine-protein kinase: MKYVSDLGFVESGTSHSIVSDLQTTSLERQFQNVRSFPEGKRNCYNIKPQQGKGFKYLIRTRFMYGNYDNISRTPEFDLYLGVNLWETVVLVNETAIVTKEIIYTPPLDHIHVCVVDKNKGTPFLSVLEVRFVKNNTYDTPYEALMLGRRWDFGTTSNLQVRYKDDFFDRIWMPYKSNMKILNTSLTIDETNHNGFRPASIVMRTAISPGNESNPLTLTWSPDDPRSKFYVYMHFAEVQKLQSNETREFDIYVNDDLLAENFRPFYLFTDTRSTPEPVGRTKNEIVIRKTDLSTLPPIINAIEIYQINEFLQLPTDQQDVDTMMKIKMKYGVKKKNWQGDPCVPVDYSWEGLECLHSDNNTSPRLISLNLTSSALTGEIDPAFANLTSINKLDLSNNSLTGEVPDFLTSLVNLTVLNLEGNKLIGSIPAKLLEKSKDGSLLLRYGGNPGLCQSSSCQPTTKKKKSGFIVPLVAAVLVLLVLLIVLALFCHFKRRSRRGAISKKMSTNGVNTGPLDIAKRYFNYVEVVDFTNNFERVLGKGGFGKVYHGIFNGDQVAVKVLSEESAQGYKEFRAEVELLMRVHHTNLTSLIGYCNEDNHMSLIYEYMANGNLGDYLSGKSSLILSWEERLQISLDAAQGLEYLHYGCKPPIVHRDVKPTNILLNEKLQAKIADFGLSRSFPVEGTSQVSTVVAGTIGYLDPEYYTTRQMNEKSDVYSFGVVLLEVVTGKPAISRSRTQSVHLSDVVGSMLASGDIRGIVDQRLGGRFEAGTAWKITEIALACASESSAQRPTMSQVVMELKQSVVGRVTTDGNSHRDPVRMVTMNLDTEMVPKAR; encoded by the exons ATGAAATACGTTTCGGATTTGGGTTTTGTTGAGTCTGGAACAAGCCATAGCATAGTTTCAGACCTACAAACAACTTCTCTCGAAAGACAGTTCCAAAACGTGAGAAGCTTCCCTGAAGGTAAGAGAAACTGCTACAACATAAAACCTCAACAAGGGAAAGGTTTCAAGTATCTGATCAGAACACGTTTCATGTATGGGAACTATGATAATATTAGTAGAACACCAGAGTTTGATCTTTATCTTGGAGTCAATCTATGGGAAACTGTTGTTCTTGTCAATGAAACGGCTATAGTAACCAAAGAGATCATTTACACTCCTCCGTTAGACCATATTCATGTCTGTGTTGTTGATAAAAACAAAGGAACTCCGTTTCTGTCTGTCTTGGAAGTAAGGTTTGTGAAGAACAACACGTACGACACTCCGTATGAAGCTCTTATGCTTGGTCGGAGATGGGACTTTGGCACAACAAGCAACCTTCAAGTCAG GTACAAGGATGATTTTTTTGATCGGATATGGATGCCTTACAAGTCTAACATGAAGATTCTGAATACATCCCTCACCATCGATGAAACTAACCACAACGGGTTCAGACCTGCGAGTATAGTCATGAGAACTGCGATATCACCAGGAAACGAAAGCAACCCGTTGACGCTTACATGGTCACCGGATGACCCGAGGTCGAAGTTTTACGTATACATGCATTTCGCTGAAGTTCAAAAGCTGCAAAGCAACGAGACAAGAGAGTTCGATATATACGTGAATGATGATCTACTTGCCGAGAATTTCCGACCGTTCTACTTGTTTACAGACACACGCTCCACTCCAGAGCCTGTCGGGAGAACGAAGAATGAGATTGTCATAAGGAAAACAGATTTATCTACTCTTCCACCGATCATCAACGCTATTGAGATTTATCAGATCAATGAGTTCCTTCAGTTACCAACAGATCAACAAGATG tTGATACCATGATGAAGATTAAGATGAAGTATGGAGTGAAAAAGAAGAACTGGCAAGGAGATCCATGTGTTCCAGTGGACTATTCTTGGGAAGGTCTTGAATGTCTCCACAGTGATAACAATACTTCTCCAAGACTCATTTCTCT GAACTTAACCTCTAGTGCATTGACTGGAGAGATTGATCCAGCTTTCGCAAACCTAACATCAATAAACAAATT GGACTTATCAAACAATAGCTTAACGGGAGAAGTACCTGACTTCCTCACCAGTTTAGTAAACTTGACTGTATT AAACTTGGAAGGAAACAAGTTAATTGGTTCCATTCCAGCCAAACTGCTGGAGAAATCAAAAGATGGGTCTCTTTTATTAAG ATATGGTGGAAACCCTGGTCTTTGTCAGTCTTCTTCATGTCAACCaacaacaaagaagaagaagagtggttTCATCGTCCCACTAGTAGCAGCAGTCCTAGTTCTTCTCGTTCTTTTGATCGTATTAGCTTTATTCTGCCATTTCAAGAGAAGATCTCGAAGAGGTGCAATCTCAAAAAAAATGTCTACTAATGGTGTCAACACCGGACCACTGGACATAGCCAAAAGATACTTTAACTACGTAGAAGTTGTCGATTTCACAAACAACTTCGAGAGAGTTCTTGGCAAAGGAGGCTTCGGTAAAGTGTACCATGGTATTTTTAATGGAGATCAAGTCGCTGTCAAAGTACTTTCCGAAGAGTCTGCGCAAGGCTACAAAGAGTTTCGAGCTGAG GTTGAGCTTCTGATGAGAGTCCATCACACAAACTTGACATCTCTTATAGGATACTGCAACGAAGACAACCACATGTCGCTAATCTACGAGTACATGGCTAATGGAAACTTAGGAGACTATTTGTCAG GCAAAAGTTCATTAATATTGAGCTGGGAAGAGAGGTTACAGATATCATTAGATGCAGCACAAGGTCTAGAGTATCTCCATTATGGTTGCAAGCCTCCCATAGTTCACAGAGATGTGAAGCCAACTAACATCTTACTCAACGAGAAGCTTCAAGCCAAGATAGCTGACTTTGGCTTATCTAGAAGCTTTCCGGTCGAAGGGACCAGTCAAGTCTCCACCGTTGTCGCTGGAACCATCGGTTACTTAGACCCCGA GTACTATACAACGAGACAAATGAATGAGAAAAGTGATGTTTACAGTTTCGGAGTGGTTCTTCTTGAAGTGGTAACAGGAAAACCGGCAATCTCACGTTCGAGAACACAGAGCGTGCATCTAAGTGATGTGGTTGGTTCAATGCTGGCCAGTGGAGACATAAGAGGCATTGTGGATCAACGTTTGGGAGGTAGATTTGAGGCTGGCACGGCTTGGAAGATCACGGAAATAGCATTGGCTTGTGCCTCTGAGAGTTCTGCACAGAGACCAACGATGAGTCAAGTCGTTATGGAGCTGAAACAGAGTGTTGTTGGGAGGGTGACGACAGATGGAAATAGTCATAGGGATCCTGTAAGAATGGTTACGATGAATCTTGATACTGAAATGGTTCCTAAAGCGAGGTAA